A part of Solicola gregarius genomic DNA contains:
- the alaS gene encoding alanine--tRNA ligase, with product MKTAEIKRRFLEHFEKLGHTVVPSAPLPFDDPNLLFINAGMVQFVPYLSGQQTPPWERAVSVQKCIRTLDIEEVGKTSRHVTFFQMNGNFSFGDYFKAGAIEYAWSLLTGPIEDGGLGLDPNRLWATTFENDDPNLPNDDEATELWRRYLPAERIQRRGIDDNFWSMSIAGPCGPCSEIFYDRGPQYGVDGGPIVDEDRFVEIWNLVFMQFDGDRGHKEPGFQVLGELPNKNIDTGMGLERVASILQGVDNLYEIDEVFPVIERAAELSRRTYGWHHEDNVRFRIVADHVRSALMLMGDGVTPGNEGRGYVLRRLIRRAVRSMRLLGVDGPTMPELLPVSMNSMKGAYPELEADFARISKIAYAEEDAFAQTLVKGTEILDIAVSNAKQAGHTRLGGDEAFQLHDTYGFPIDLTLEMASEQGLSVDEDGFRTLMAEQRRRAKADAAAKKGQHADTTVYRGALERFGETEWLAYDQLRTESQVQLLIGDSGEVPEVGEGQVAEVVLSRTPFYAESGGQSADGGTITWDGGRAEVIDVQRPITGLVAHQVRVLEGALRSSSTIEATVDEQWRLGACQAHSATHIIHAALRQHLGPTALQRGSYNRPGFLRLDFGWNSSLNEEELHLLEATSNDALRQDLPVTASTMPLAAAKEMGALALFGERYPDLVRVVEIDGPWSRELCGGTHVESTSQIGTMVLTSEGSVSAGSRRVEMVTGREGFGYLARERDLVHQLSEMLKTPRDDLPGRVQDIVERLRAAEKELERLKVGRLLSSAPELAAAAKDVAGVAYVGHRAPDGASAGDVRKLVLDVRGRLGSERPAVVAVVGSANGKPSCVVAVNDRARELGFSANDLVKVAAGVLGGSGGGKDDIAQGGGVDASNADAALTALEQGVVQRAGR from the coding sequence ATGAAGACAGCGGAGATCAAGCGCCGCTTCCTCGAGCATTTCGAGAAGCTCGGCCACACGGTCGTTCCGTCGGCCCCGCTGCCCTTCGACGACCCGAACCTGCTGTTCATCAACGCCGGCATGGTGCAGTTCGTGCCGTACCTCAGCGGTCAGCAGACGCCGCCGTGGGAGCGCGCCGTCAGCGTGCAGAAGTGCATCCGCACCCTCGACATCGAGGAGGTCGGCAAGACCTCGCGGCACGTCACGTTCTTCCAGATGAACGGAAACTTCAGCTTCGGCGACTACTTCAAGGCCGGCGCGATCGAGTACGCCTGGTCGCTGCTGACCGGCCCGATCGAGGACGGCGGCCTCGGGCTGGACCCCAACCGCTTGTGGGCGACCACGTTCGAGAACGACGACCCCAACCTGCCCAACGACGACGAGGCGACCGAGCTGTGGCGCCGTTACCTTCCGGCCGAGCGCATCCAGCGCCGGGGGATCGACGACAACTTCTGGTCGATGAGCATCGCCGGGCCGTGCGGGCCGTGCAGTGAGATCTTCTACGACCGCGGCCCGCAGTACGGCGTCGACGGCGGGCCGATCGTCGACGAGGACCGGTTCGTCGAGATCTGGAACCTCGTCTTCATGCAGTTCGACGGCGACCGCGGCCACAAGGAGCCAGGGTTCCAGGTCCTCGGTGAGCTGCCGAACAAGAACATCGACACCGGCATGGGCCTCGAGCGGGTCGCGTCGATCCTGCAGGGCGTCGACAACCTGTACGAGATCGACGAGGTCTTCCCCGTCATCGAGCGTGCGGCGGAGCTGAGCCGGCGTACGTACGGCTGGCACCATGAGGACAACGTCCGGTTCCGGATCGTCGCCGACCACGTACGCAGTGCGCTGATGCTGATGGGCGACGGCGTCACGCCGGGCAACGAGGGCCGCGGGTACGTGCTTCGCCGGCTGATCCGGCGTGCGGTGCGCTCCATGCGGTTGCTCGGGGTCGACGGGCCGACGATGCCCGAACTGCTCCCGGTGAGCATGAACTCGATGAAGGGCGCTTACCCCGAGCTGGAGGCCGACTTCGCACGCATCTCGAAGATCGCGTACGCCGAGGAGGACGCCTTCGCGCAGACCCTCGTGAAGGGCACGGAGATCCTCGACATCGCGGTGTCGAACGCGAAGCAGGCGGGTCATACCCGGCTGGGCGGCGACGAGGCGTTCCAGCTGCACGACACGTACGGCTTCCCGATCGACCTGACCCTCGAGATGGCGTCCGAGCAGGGCCTGTCCGTCGACGAGGACGGGTTCCGGACCCTGATGGCCGAGCAGCGCCGCCGGGCCAAGGCCGACGCGGCAGCGAAGAAGGGCCAGCACGCCGACACGACGGTCTACCGCGGCGCGCTCGAGCGGTTCGGCGAGACCGAGTGGCTCGCGTACGACCAGCTGCGCACGGAGTCGCAGGTGCAGCTGCTCATCGGCGACTCGGGCGAGGTGCCCGAGGTGGGCGAGGGCCAGGTCGCGGAGGTCGTGCTCAGCCGGACCCCGTTCTACGCGGAGTCCGGCGGCCAGAGCGCCGACGGCGGCACCATCACCTGGGACGGCGGACGTGCCGAGGTGATCGACGTGCAACGTCCGATCACCGGCCTGGTCGCCCATCAGGTACGCGTACTCGAGGGTGCGCTTCGTTCGTCGTCGACCATCGAGGCGACGGTCGACGAACAATGGCGCCTCGGGGCGTGCCAGGCGCACTCGGCGACCCACATCATCCACGCGGCGCTGCGGCAGCACCTCGGCCCGACCGCGTTGCAGCGCGGCTCGTACAACCGACCGGGCTTCCTGCGGCTCGACTTCGGCTGGAACTCCTCGCTGAACGAGGAGGAGCTGCATCTACTCGAGGCGACGTCCAACGACGCGTTGCGCCAGGATCTGCCGGTCACGGCCTCGACGATGCCGCTCGCTGCGGCCAAGGAGATGGGCGCGCTCGCGCTGTTCGGCGAGCGCTACCCCGACCTGGTGCGCGTCGTCGAGATCGACGGCCCCTGGTCGCGCGAGCTGTGTGGCGGTACGCATGTCGAGAGCACGTCCCAGATCGGCACCATGGTGCTGACCTCGGAGGGCTCGGTCAGCGCCGGCAGTCGCCGGGTCGAGATGGTGACCGGCCGCGAGGGCTTCGGCTACCTGGCGCGCGAGCGTGACCTCGTGCACCAGCTGTCCGAGATGCTCAAGACGCCGCGCGACGACCTGCCGGGGCGCGTACAAGACATCGTGGAGCGGCTTCGTGCCGCCGAGAAGGAGCTGGAACGGCTCAAGGTCGGTCGGCTGCTGTCGTCGGCGCCGGAGCTCGCGGCCGCCGCCAAGGACGTCGCGGGCGTCGCGTACGTCGGCCATCGCGCACCCGACGGCGCGTCTGCCGGCGACGTACGCAAGCTGGTGCTCGACGTACGCGGTCGCCTCGGCAGCGAGCGCCCGGCCGTCGTGGCGGTCGTCGGATCGGCCAACGGGAAGCCGTCCTGCGTCGTCGCGGTCAACGACCGCGCGCGAGAGCTCGGGTTCTCGGCGAACGACCTGGTGAAGGTGGCCGCGGGGGTGCTCGGTGGGAGCGGCGGCGGCAAGGACGACATCGCGCAAGGCGGGGGAGTCGATGCGTCGAACGCGGATGCCGCGTTGACGGCGCTCGAGCAGGGCGTAGTGCAGCGCGCAGGGCGCTAG
- the ruvX gene encoding Holliday junction resolvase RuvX has product MRGGARLGVDVGDARIGVAVSDPSGLLATPVETVAAGEQAIPRLAVLASEYDAVEVVVGLPRSLSGGLGPAARKVRAYAAQLAEAVAPTPVRLVDERMSTVTAEHALRTQGKRGKSKRAVIDQAAAVVILQSALDTERTSGSAPGETLETA; this is encoded by the coding sequence ATGCGGGGAGGTGCACGGCTCGGTGTCGACGTGGGCGACGCCCGGATCGGGGTTGCGGTGAGCGACCCGTCCGGGCTGCTCGCGACGCCCGTCGAGACCGTGGCGGCGGGCGAGCAGGCGATACCGCGGCTCGCCGTGCTCGCGTCCGAGTACGACGCTGTCGAGGTCGTCGTCGGCCTGCCGCGGTCACTGTCCGGAGGGCTCGGGCCGGCGGCACGTAAGGTACGTGCCTATGCTGCGCAACTCGCGGAGGCCGTCGCGCCCACCCCGGTACGTCTCGTCGACGAGAGGATGTCGACGGTGACCGCCGAGCACGCGCTGCGTACGCAAGGAAAACGGGGTAAGAGCAAGCGGGCCGTGATCGATCAGGCGGCCGCGGTCGTCATCTTGCAGTCGGCGCTCGACACCGAGCGCACCAGCGGTTCCGCACCCGGCGAGACCCTGGAGACTGCGTGA